A region of the Microbulbifer pacificus genome:
TCCGGAACAGACAGGATTCTGTGGCGACGCTGTTATTCGCCGGCCAGGGCGCGGTAGCGGCCGCGGTGGAAGATCAGGGGCTCACCGCCGCCGGCGGAGAACTCCAGCACCTCACCCAGCAGAATGGTGTGGTCGCCGCCTTCAATATTCTGGGCGCGGCGGCAGTGGAACAGGGCGGCGCAGTCGTCCAGCTGCGGGATATTGCCCGGGCCGCTGTGCCACTTTACCTGCCCGAACTTGTCGGCGCCGCGGCCTGCGAACAGGTTGGACACATGCTGCTGGTCGCCCTTGAGGACGTGCACCACGAAGCGCTCGCCTTGGGTAAAGGCGTCGTAGCTCAGGGAGCCGCGGTCGATACTCCACAGGATCAGCGCCGGGTCGAGGGACACGGAATTGAAACTGTTCACGGTCATGCCCACCGGCAGGCCATTGGCGTCGAGGGTGGTGATCACGGTGACGCCGGTGGCGAACTGGCCCAGGGTGTCGCGCAGTGCGCGGCCGCGCTCCGCCGGCGACTGCTCGGTACTTACTGGGTTGGCGGTGCTGGCTTGGGCCGCGGATTTGCTGGATGCCGTCATACT
Encoded here:
- a CDS encoding flavin reductase family protein, with amino-acid sequence MTASSKSAAQASTANPVSTEQSPAERGRALRDTLGQFATGVTVITTLDANGLPVGMTVNSFNSVSLDPALILWSIDRGSLSYDAFTQGERFVVHVLKGDQQHVSNLFAGRGADKFGQVKWHSGPGNIPQLDDCAALFHCRRAQNIEGGDHTILLGEVLEFSAGGGEPLIFHRGRYRALAGE